The Paenibacillus uliginis N3/975 genome has a window encoding:
- a CDS encoding nitroreductase family protein — protein MNVVEAIRTRRSVGKVKQDPVPQESIEQILEAGTWAPNHKHTEPWRFFVMREGGRELLGNALADIAQSKAGEKTEEEVAAARESALSKAMRSPVVIGVAVVPSDDPKVIELEEYGAVFAAIQNMLLQAHALGLGAVWRTGDPCFHPLMNEAFGLREKDKMLGFIYLGFPDMDAKPGKRDDAASKTVWVNEPVERLNGSNQS, from the coding sequence GGACCCGGTACCGCAGGAAAGCATTGAACAAATTCTAGAAGCCGGAACATGGGCGCCCAACCACAAACATACGGAACCGTGGCGTTTTTTCGTGATGAGAGAGGGAGGCCGTGAACTGCTGGGTAATGCTCTGGCTGATATTGCTCAGAGTAAGGCAGGCGAGAAGACGGAAGAGGAAGTGGCTGCCGCGCGGGAATCGGCGCTGAGTAAAGCGATGCGTTCACCGGTTGTCATCGGTGTAGCTGTGGTTCCTTCCGACGACCCTAAAGTCATTGAGCTTGAGGAGTATGGCGCTGTATTTGCGGCAATTCAAAATATGCTGCTTCAGGCTCATGCCCTTGGTCTTGGTGCTGTATGGAGAACTGGCGATCCATGTTTTCATCCGTTGATGAATGAGGCGTTCGGCCTTCGGGAGAAAGATAAAATGCTAGGATTTATCTATCTGGGCTTCCCTGATATGGATGCAAAACCGGGTAAACGGGATGACGCTGCAAGCAAGACGGTGTGGGTGAACGAGCCGGTTGAACGTTTGAATGGATCAAACCAATCCTAG